Below is a genomic region from Rhinoraja longicauda isolate Sanriku21f chromosome 34, sRhiLon1.1, whole genome shotgun sequence.
ggcccttcggcccacagcgtcCATGCCCAGCACaacgccaagttaaactaatctcctctgcctgcaagtgacccAGATCCCTCAAATAtcttggcatggtggcgcagcggtagagttgttgcctcacagtgccagagaccctggttcgattctgactacgggtactgcatcGGCTGAAGctgcccttgccgaccaagatgccccatccaggctAGTCCCTCTTGGCTGCGTTTTGCCCGAACTAGGGTtgacaactatctcactcccaaataagggacaaggtgacgtcaccaccccgcgccccacgtgacctcacccagccagcggccacgtgctcccactccaccaatggtggccgcccaggccgggaggcgggttgctacgcaaactccgttaggcgattcccgggcctccggaccagactgtccaggcctacagtgccgggacctacactgcccgggcctacagcgtccgggactacactgcccgggcctacactgcccgggcctacatcgtctgggcctacactgtccagatctacagcctccgggcctacacccccccacccccccgggcctaataagggacaagggcggtcccgaacgggacaaaccaatttagcccaaaatatgggatgtcccggctaatacgggacagttggcaaccctaccggtAACCCTCCAATGTATCTAcctatgtacctgttcaaatgtctttaaaatgttgtttccacactgtttgacttgatgaggtagatggggcatgttggttggcgtgggcaagcacGGTGAAGTTGGCCCACCCTCATAAATACATGAGTGAaaaagaaacataggaaataggtgcaggagtaggccattcagcccttcgagccagcaccaccattcaatatgaatcatccaaaatcagtaccctgttccggctttctccccatatcccttgattccattagtcctcagagctaaatctaactctgtcttgaaaacatcctgtgaaatggcctccactgccttctgtggcagagaattccacagattcacaactctgggtgaaaaagttttttctcatctcagtcctaaatgaccaaccccttattcttaaactgtgacccccctggttctggactccccaatatggggaacatttttgctgcatctagcctgtccaattccttaaggattttatatgtttctataagatcccctctcaccctaaattccagtgaatacaagcccagtcaacccattcttccatcatatgtcagtcccgccatcctgggaattaacctggtgaacctacgctgtactgcctcaatagcaaggacgtccttggctgtggaggccaaaactgcacacaataaatactccaggtgtggtctcaccagcgccctgtAAAACTactgtaggacctccttgctcctatgagcagaatgaggccattcggcccatcaggtctactccaccattcaatcgtggctggtctatctctccctcccaaccccattctcctgccttctccccataacccctgacaccggcactaatcaagaatctagctacaTCTGCCTTAAaagcatccattgacttggaatccacagccttctgtggcaaagaattccacagattcaccaccctctggctaaagaaattgctccttatCTCTTTCCTTCGGGAAagtcctttaatgctgaggctgtgccctctggtcctagactctcccactagtggaaccatcctctccacatccattctatctgggCCTTTTATCATTTCACTCTGGCCTGGGTCTTACCtgtaggagagaggagaggagcagGGCTGCACCGACCCAGTTAAGGATGGAGGAGTAGTGTTCGAGGAGAACCTCATGGCAGCCCCTGGTCCACAGGTTGAGGTCCTCAGGCCCGGGCTGGTAGttgaagtgggctgaagggtcgttCAGGTGGTGCTGGATGCAGGGGCGAGGGGAGGCCGGGTTACAGCAGCTGAACGGGACACTGTCCACCAGGTACAGGCCTGCTACGTTACTGTGCAGTTGGCTGCGGGAGGGAGAGAaggtagggagagggagagagaggggagggagagagagcagggggggggaggagagagagggagagaaggaagagaagggagagaagaggaagatggggcaagagggggggagagagaaggggagagaggggggaacaagagagagaatgggagagagagaaagagagagaggggagagagagagaaggggaagatagagaaggggaagaaagagaggggaagagagagagagagagaggataaacAGTCACTGAGGTTCAATATGGGGGATAAATATGTTGACAGCAAGGAATCAGACAtgaaacatggtggcgcagcggtacaaccgctgcctcacagtgtcagagacccgggttcgatcctgaccacgggcgctgtctgtacgttctccccgtggccgcgtgagctttctccgggtgctccggttgtaatcatgtatagtctttccgctgactggttagcacgcagcagcaaaagcttttcactgtacctcggtacacgtgacaataaactgacaataaactttcatttcactgcacatcgagtatgtgtatgtgacaaataaatttgacttgaaatttgaacgaaacttgggtcccaatgtctttggaatgtgggtgaaaaccagagcacccggagaaaacccacgcggtcacaaggagaatgtgcaaactccacacacacacacacacacacactgataaacGTACACATATTGACAAACATAAACACACACAGGCAGATATACAcacagataggataggtttattatggtcacgtctaccgaggtacagtgaaaagctatgttttccatgctatccaaacGGGACAGATATACCAAACATTGATATGATTGCACTGATCAATatcatatcacacacacacacacacacacacaggtacacagtcAGAGAACACACACAGAGATTCACACacagagatagacacacacaaaGACAGTCAGAGACACACCCATAGAGACAGATACCcaaacacagagacacacagacagacatttatgcacacacacatacagatagcGCAGACAGATACACAGAAATAGAGAGACGCACAGATACaaacagagatacagagataccctTGAtaccaaacacacacagacacacacacagagacacacacacacagacacacagagacacacacacagagacacacacacacaaacacacacacagacacacagagacacacacacagagacacacacacagacacacacacagagacacacacacacacagagacacacacacacagacacacacacagagacacagacacacacacacacacacacacacacacagagacacagacacagtcaGAAAAAACACCCACAGAGACCCTAAGatagaccacacacacacacagacacagaaacaGCGTCCAGCTGGAGTGACCGACCCAGCGTCGTCTCCTGTAGTGGATCCCTGTCCACCCATCCACACAtggccggaggtcaggatcgaacccgagtgccCCCGGGCGGGTGGGCGGGCGCGGGCAGGCGCCGAGTCGCAGCGGCGCTTtaacccgctgcaccacccaccaggCACGGCTCAACGTTGCCACCAGCCCGCCCtatatcccctccctccctccccaggccaggccaggccaggccaggagcCTCGGGCCCTCCCGGTTCCCGGTTCCCGGCGCCGCTCACTCTCGCACTCGGCTGTCGTTGAGGTCGAGGAAGCGGCGGCTGATCCACTGAACCCGGAACCAGTCTGTGGGCCCGCGGACGCCGCAGCAGCCGAGGCCGGTCTGCAGTTGGTCGACGGAGCGCTTGAGGAGGCAGCGGCCCGGGGAGTCGGTGTGGCGGTAGTTGAGGAGGGCGGAGGCGAGGCCGCGGCTCAGGCCGGGCTCtaggccccagccccagccccagccccaggcgGCCGCGGCGCTCAGGctcaggcccagcgccaggccggGCCACAGGGCGGCCCAGGCGGGCGGGCGGCCGGGCCCAGCCCCCGGCCTCGGGCCTAACGCACTCAGGCCGCCAGCCAGCAGCGCGCACAGGCCGCCCGCCGCGgccgccaccaccaccgccaccagCGGGGACCCGGGCCTGGACTCCCCGCCATCCGGCAGCGGGAGGCGccgcagctcacagcccagccaCAGGCCCAGGCCTAGGGTCAGGCCCCCCGCCACCGCCGCAGCCCCGCACAGGGGCCGCACCCAAACCCGCAGCGCATCGCGGGCCGGCCCCGACAAGCGCAACGCCAGCACCGGCATCACAGCCAgcccggggtagagagagagagggagagagagagagagagagagagagagagagagagagagagagagagagagagagagagagagagggcccggggtagagagagagagagagagagaggggcccggggtagagagagagagagagagagagggcccggggtagagagagagagagagagagagagggcccggggtagagagagagagggcccgggaactgggggagagagagagggcccggggtagagagagagagggcccgGGGActgggggggagatagagagagggcccggggtagagagagagagggcccgGGGActggggggagatagagagagggcccgggggtagagagagagagggcccgGGGActgggggggagatagagagagggcccggggtagagagagagagggcccgGGGActgggggggagatagagagagggcccggggtagagagagagagggcccgGGGActgggggggagatagagagagggcccggggtagagagagagagggcccgGGGActgggggggagatagagagagggcccggggtagagagagagagggcccgGGGActgggggggagatagagagagggcccggggtagagagagagagggcccgGGGActgggggggagatagagagagggcccggggtagagagagagagggcccgGGGActgggggggagatagagagagggcccggggtagagagagagagggcccgGGGActgggggggagatagagagagggcccggggtagagagagagagagggcccgggtactgggggagagagagagagagaggagggggcccggggtagagagagagagagagggcccggggtagagagagagagggcccggggtagagagagagagagagagagagagagggggcccggggactgggggagagagggtccGGGGACAATGGGAGAGAAAGAGGTCGGGGactgggggacagagagagagggcccggggtagagagagagagagagagagagggggcccggggactgggggagagagagggcccggggactgggggagagagagagggcccggggactgggggagagatagagagagagcccgggggagagagagagggcccgGGGACTGGGGGAGAGGGCCCGGGGGAGAGAGGgcctgggggagagagggagggcccGGGGACT
It encodes:
- the LOC144609523 gene encoding RDS/peripherin-like protein xRDS35 isoform X1, which produces MPVLALRLSGPARDALRVWVRPLCGAAAVAGGLTLGLGLWLGCELRRLPLPDGGESRPGSPLVAVVVAAAAGGLCALLAGGLSALGPRPGAGPGRPPAWAALWPGLALGLSLSAAAAWGWGWGWGLEPGLSRGLASALLNYRHTDSPGRCLLKRSVDQLQTGLGCCGVRGPTDWFRVQWISRRFLDLNDSRVRDQLHSNVAGLYLVDSVPFSCCNPASPRPCIQHHLNDPSAHFNYQPGPEDLNLWTRGCHEVLLEHYSSILNWVGAALLLSSLLQLALLITMRYLIVSTMAAEAQADPDCETVGYLLERGPVDTLKTAAKALRSAFSSNEVQTDTAPTVEKDK
- the LOC144609523 gene encoding RDS/peripherin-like protein xRDS35 isoform X2 encodes the protein MPVLALRLSGPARDALRVWVRPLCGAAAVAGGLTLGLGLWLGCELRRLPLPDGGESRPGSPLVAVVVAAAAGGLCALLAGGLSALGPRPGAGPGRPPAWAALWPGLALGLSLSAAAAWGWGWGWGLEPGLSRGLASALLNYRHTDSPGRCLLKRSVDQLQTGLGCCGVRGPTDWFRVQWISRRFLDLNDSRVRDQLHSNVAGLYLVDSVPFSCCNPASPRPCIQHHLNDPSAHFNYQPGPEDLNLWTRGCHEVLLEHYSSILNWVGAALLLSSLLQEGTADAGLYRR